TTTTTTGGTATCGACAGCGGGCCGTCAGATTGTCGTATAGCGGCACGCTATGGTAATTCCCAGATATGCCACTTTTGGTTTCAAACGATGTTACAAAATGCAACACAAGCCCGCTGTGTGTGTTTGATGTGGATATATTGCGACACCAAAGTGCAAAACACACCCTAAATGTTGCAACACCTTTTATTGATACATCCCAACAAAGGAATTGAGAAAATGGGCGGGAAAAGTCACCGAACACAAAATACGAAAAAACTATTCTTACGCCACATTCCGGCTACCTGTCAATGAATCATTAGATATTGTCGAGGAAGGAGATCATCATTGAGGACGTACCCAGAGGTTATAACATTCGGTTTATTGGTTGTAACAATAGGGTAGAGGCGTTGCAACACGACAGCAGCGCCAATATTCTAAATGAACGGATGAATACGTTTGAAAATAAAATTGATAGATTAACAGATGCTATTTTAGAAAATGAAGGCAATATAACAGATAAAACAAAAATTCAGATTGACCGAGCGGAAATTGAACTCGCGGCCTCTAACATGCCATGGAATCTAAATTTAAGGCAGATATACCGTTCTTTTCAAAACGACTTTCATGAGTATTTGATCAATGTAAGAAATGTTGCCGAAAAGAAAGCAAGATGGTATCTTGGTTCTTTAAACAGAATGCCAGATATATACACCATTCAGGATTTCATATCAGCCAAATTCACCGAAAACGGCATAAAAGCGTTTAGAAATTTTATCCACTTCCTTGAAGACATCAAAGGATATTCCCAAATAAATGACATAACTCCTGAAAAATGGTTAAAGCCTGCCAAGGTCAAACAAAGCAGACCAAAAATTACCTTCATCAATGTTAGTGATATTGTCGAAGTGTTTCATTATTGCCCGGACAATCTCAAAACGTTCTATAAACTTCTGACATATACAGGCGGAAGAGGTGAACACATCAAAAATATGATTGATACCTTTGAGCCTGACAGAATAATCACATCATATGAATTCCCGGATGTATCATATTATCCAACATCTGAATTAAGGAAAGGCACTAAGAACACATATTTTGTATTCTTTCCCACTTCCTTCATTGACGAATTAAAAGAATACAAAATGCCATACAATCACATTGAAACCGTTTACAGCAAAGTAAGGCACAATAACGTAAACACAAAGAATATCAGAAAATGGCACGCCAATATGCTCTTTAAAGAGGGAACACAG
Above is a window of Methanogenium organophilum DNA encoding:
- a CDS encoding integrase is translated as MNTFENKIDRLTDAILENEGNITDKTKIQIDRAEIELAASNMPWNLNLRQIYRSFQNDFHEYLINVRNVAEKKARWYLGSLNRMPDIYTIQDFISAKFTENGIKAFRNFIHFLEDIKGYSQINDITPEKWLKPAKVKQSRPKITFINVSDIVEVFHYCPDNLKTFYKLLTYTGGRGEHIKNMIDTFEPDRIITSYEFPDVSYYPTSELRKGTKNTYFVFFPTSFIDELKEYKMPYNHIETVYSKVRHNNVNTKNIRKWHANMLFKEGTQESVVDYLQGRTPQSVVAKHYANLNMQAERCYHSILPKFNIA